The DNA window ATATCGATCTTCTCACCGCGCAGTTCTTCCACGATGGTGTTGACTCTGGCACCGTTCATACCTACACAGGCGCCGACTGCATCAACATCCGGGTCGTTGGACCATACCGCGATCTTGGTTCTGGAACCTGCTTCTCTCGCGATACTCTTGATCTCTACGATACCGTCTTTTACTTCGGTTACTTCTGCTTCAAAGAGACGTTTTACCAGTTCCGGATGGGTTCTGGAAACCATGATCTTCGGTCCCTTCGGTGAATCCTTTACTTCCAGTACATATACTTTGATACGTTCGGTCGGTTTGTATTCCTCACCTTTTACCTGTTCATTTTCACTCAGGATCGCATCTACCTTACCCAGGTTTACGCTGACATTTCTTCCCATGTAACGCTGTACCACACCGGTAACCACATCTTTTTCTTTCTGGAAATACTCATCATACAGAACTTTCCGTTCTTCTTCACGGATCTTCTGCAGGATCACGTTCTTCGCATTCTGTGTTGCGATACGTCCGAACTGTTTGGACTGGATCGGAACCTGTACGATATCGCCCAGTTCATACTTGGAATCCATCATTTTTGCGTTGGAAAGACTAATCTCCATCACCGGATCTTCTACCACTTCCACTACGGTCTTGTCAGCATATACGCTGAACTCGCAGGTCTCATGGTCGATGGTTACATGTACGTTATCTGCTTTTCCAAAATGGTTTTTACAGGCCTGGATCAGAGACTGTTCGATGGCATCCATCAGAACTTCTTTACTGATATTTTTTTCTTTTTCCAGAATAGTTAACGCTTCGAGTAATTCTGTATTCATTTTTTTCTTTATCCTCCTTAAAAATCAAAAGCAAGACGAATCAATGCGATATCTGCTTTTTCAAATGTCTGTTCTTCCT is part of the Blautia faecicola genome and encodes:
- the nusA gene encoding transcription termination factor NusA, with translation MNTELLEALTILEKEKNISKEVLMDAIEQSLIQACKNHFGKADNVHVTIDHETCEFSVYADKTVVEVVEDPVMEISLSNAKMMDSKYELGDIVQVPIQSKQFGRIATQNAKNVILQKIREEERKVLYDEYFQKEKDVVTGVVQRYMGRNVSVNLGKVDAILSENEQVKGEEYKPTERIKVYVLEVKDSPKGPKIMVSRTHPELVKRLFEAEVTEVKDGIVEIKSIAREAGSRTKIAVWSNDPDVDAVGACVGMNGARVNTIVEELRGEKIDIISWDENPALLIENALSPAKVITVLADPDEKTALVIVPDYQLSLAIGKEGQNARLAARLTGFKIDIKSETQAREAGDFEYYQESDDEEGEDSMEDALAGVELEEEPETEE